Genomic segment of Bacteroides stercoris ATCC 43183:
TTTGACGGGAAAACCTTTACTTGCGATACCAAGCCCGAAGTAGCCAAGTGGATGGATTACGGAAAAGACCATTATGCTGCCGTATCCTGGAGTAATACGCCCGAAAAGCGGCATACCGTGGTTGCCTGGATGAGCAATTGGCAATATGCCAACAACGTGCCTACCAAACAGTTCCGTAGCGCCAATACATTGCCGCGCGACATCGAATTGTACGAAGGCAGTGACGGCGAACTTTATCTGGCCGCAACGCCTGCACCGGAAGTAAACGCATTGCGTACGGGCAAAGCATTGAAATACGGCGCTTTCTCCGCCGGAACAAAGAAGGTATCCCGGAAACTGCCAGTCGAAAACAGCGGTATCTGTGAGATTAATCTCGAACTGGCTCCCCGCTCGGCCGATAAAGTATACATTACGTTGTCCAATGATAAGGATGAACAGACTGTAATGATTTACGACTTGAAGAACTCCACATTCAGCATGGACCGTACTGCAAGCGGACTTACGGATTTCAATAAGGACTTTCCTGCCATAACAGTAGCTCCGTGTCCGGCAGAAGCCAAGCAACGCCTGCGTCTGTTTATAGACCGTTGCAGCATCGAAGCTTTCGAGGGTGACGGACGTTTTGCCATGACAAACCTTGTATTTCCGCAGCATCCTTACACTACTATTTCCATTGCTGTAGATAAAGGACGTTGCAAAGTCAACGACCTGACAGTAAATCCTTTAAAAGTTAACAACTAAATTTCGATATCTTATGAACAATAATAGTAATTCGCTTGCAAAGCTGCTTCCCATGATGCTTTGCTTCTTCGCCATGGGGTTTGTAGACCTTGTAGGCATCGCTTCCAACTATGTGAAAGCTGATTTGAACCTGACCGATTCCCAGGCAAATATATTCCCCTCTCTTGTATTCTTCTGGTTCCTTATCTTCTCCGTGCCCACGGGTATGCTGATGAACCGCATCGGACGCAAGAAAACGGTGCTTCTCAGTTTGGCCGTGACTTTTGCATCCTTGTTGCTGCCGGTTTTTGGAGACGGATATGCGCTGATGCTGATTTCGTTTTCGCTGTTGGGTATCGGCAATGCGCTGATGCAGACATCGCTCAATCCGCTGCTTTCCAATGTCGTCAGTGGAGAGCGGTTGGCAAGCTCGCTGACTTTCGGACAGTTTGTAAAGGCTATCGCTTCTTTCCTCGCTCCTTATATAGCTATGTGGGGGGCTACACAGGCTATCCCTTCGTTGGGGATGGGCTGGCGAGTGCTGTTTCCCATTTATATGGTGATAGCGGTTGTCGCTATCCTGTGGCTGGGCACTACATCTATTCATGAGGAAAAGGAAGAAGGGCGTCCTTCTACTTTCGGCGAATGTCTTGCTTTGTTGGGAAAGCCGTTCATACTGCTTTGTTTCTTGGGCATCATGTGCCATGTGGGTATCGATGTAGGTACAAATACCACTGCACCCAAGATATTGATGGAACGTTTGGGCATGTCGCTTGCCGATGCCGGATTCGCAACAAGTCTTTATTTTATTTTCCGTACGGCAGGCTGCTTTCTCGGAGCCTTTATTTTGCAGAAACTGTCTGCTCGAACTTTCTTCGGAATCAGTGTGTTATGTATGTTGGTGGCAATGGTAGGGCTGTTCGTTTTTCATGAGATGACAATGATATATGTGTGTATCGCTCTGATTGGTTTCGGCAATTCGAATATCTTCCCGATTATTTTCTCGCAGGCGTTGCTGGCAATGCCGCAGAAGAAGAACGAGGTTAGCGGACTGATGATTATGGGTTTGTTTGGCGGTACGATATTCCCGCTTGCTATGGGTGTGGCAAGTGATGCTATCGGTCAAAGCGGTGCGGTAGCTGTAATGACGGTGGGGGTACTGTATTTGTTTTTCTATATGATGAAAATCAAACGCTGACCTTTTCCGTTCTTTTTAACGATGATAATATGTAAAACTATAAAATTAATTACCATGAATCAGATTGTAGTAGGAATGGGTGAGGCGCTTTGGGATTGCCTGCCCGAAGGAAAGAAAATCGGCGGTGCTCCGGCAAACTTTGCCTATCATGTATCACAATTCGGTTTTGACAGTCGTGTAGTCAGTGCAGTAGGCATTGATGCCGACGGTGATGAAATACTGGATGTTTTTGCGCAGAAAGGCTTGCGTACACAGATTGAGCGTGTACCTTATCCTACAGGTACGGTGCAGGTGACGCTCGATGCGGTGGGGGTGCCTTGTTATGAAATAAAGGAAGGGGTTGCATGGGACAATATACCTTTTACGGACGAGTTGAAACGTTTGGCCCTGAACACGCGCGCCGTATGTTTCGGCTCTTTGGCGCAGCGCAATGAGGCCAGCCGCATTACGATAAACCGTTTTCTCGATACCATGCCCGATGGTGCGGAACAGTTGAAGATATTCGATATCAACCTGCGTCAGGGATTTTATACCAAAGAGATTCTTTGTGACTCCATGCGCCGTTGCAACGTGTTAAAAATAAATGATGAAGAACTGGTGACAATCAGCCGTATATTCGGCTATCC
This window contains:
- a CDS encoding MFS transporter, which encodes MNNNSNSLAKLLPMMLCFFAMGFVDLVGIASNYVKADLNLTDSQANIFPSLVFFWFLIFSVPTGMLMNRIGRKKTVLLSLAVTFASLLLPVFGDGYALMLISFSLLGIGNALMQTSLNPLLSNVVSGERLASSLTFGQFVKAIASFLAPYIAMWGATQAIPSLGMGWRVLFPIYMVIAVVAILWLGTTSIHEEKEEGRPSTFGECLALLGKPFILLCFLGIMCHVGIDVGTNTTAPKILMERLGMSLADAGFATSLYFIFRTAGCFLGAFILQKLSARTFFGISVLCMLVAMVGLFVFHEMTMIYVCIALIGFGNSNIFPIIFSQALLAMPQKKNEVSGLMIMGLFGGTIFPLAMGVASDAIGQSGAVAVMTVGVLYLFFYMMKIKR
- a CDS encoding carbohydrate kinase family protein, yielding MNQIVVGMGEALWDCLPEGKKIGGAPANFAYHVSQFGFDSRVVSAVGIDADGDEILDVFAQKGLRTQIERVPYPTGTVQVTLDAVGVPCYEIKEGVAWDNIPFTDELKRLALNTRAVCFGSLAQRNEASRITINRFLDTMPDGAEQLKIFDINLRQGFYTKEILCDSMRRCNVLKINDEELVTISRIFGYPGIDLQDKCWILLAKYNLKMLILTCGTNGSYVFTPGVVSFQETPRVPVADTVGAGDSFTAAFTSAILSGKPVQEAHKLAVEVSAYVCTQSGAMPELPQILKDRI